From one Brachypodium distachyon strain Bd21 chromosome 4, Brachypodium_distachyon_v3.0, whole genome shotgun sequence genomic stretch:
- the LOC100830469 gene encoding UTP--glucose-1-phosphate uridylyltransferase — MAATAVAAAADTKIEKLREAVAKLDEISENEKAGFISLVSRYLSGDADQIEWSKIQTPTDEVVVPYDTLAPAPEDLDATKALLDKLVVLKLNGGLGTTMGCTGPKSVIEVRNGFTFLDLIVIQIESLNKKYGCNVPLLLMNSFNTHDDTQKIVEKYSNSNIDIHIFNQSQYPRIVTEDFLPLPSKGQTGKDGWYPPGHGDVFPALNNSGKLDTLLAQGKEYVFVANADNLGAVVDIKILNHLIHNQNEYCMEVTPKTLADVKGGTLISYEGRVQLLEIAQVPDEHVNEFKSIEKFKIFNTNNLWVNLKAVKRLVEADKLKMEIIPNPKEVDGVKVLQLETAAGAAIRFFEKAIGANVPRSRFLPVKATSDLLLVQSDLYTLVDGYVIRNPARVKPSNPSIELGPEFKKVANFLARFKSIPSIVELDSLKVSGDVLFGSGVILKGKVTITAKPGVKLEIPDGAVLENKDINGPEDL, encoded by the exons CAG TGGCGATGCGGATCAGATCGAGTGGAGCAAGATCCAGACCCCGACCGATGAGGTGGTGGTGCCGTACGACACCCTAGCTCCGGCTCCCGAAG ATCTCGACGCTACGAAGGCTCTGCTCGACAAGCTCgtggtgctcaagctcaacggTGGGCTCGGGACGACCATGGGCTGCACTGGTCCCAA gtctGTCATTGAAGTTCGCAACGGGTTTACATTTCTTGACCTTATTGTGATTCAAATTGAG TCCCTGAACAAGAAGTATGGATGCAATGTCCCTTTGCTTCTGATGAACTCTTTCAACACTCATGATGATACACAAAAG ATTGTTGAGAAGTACTCCAACTCCAACATTGACATTCACATTTTTAATCAG AGCCAATATCCCCGCATTGTTACTGAAGACTTCTTGCCACTTCCAAGCAAAGGGCAGACAGGGAAGGATGGCTG GTATCCCCCAGGCCATGGTGATGTGTTCCCTGCTTTGAACAATAGTGGAAAACTTGATACCTTATTGGCACAG GGAAAGGAGTATGTCTTCGTCGCGAACGCAGATAACTTGGGTGCAGTAGTTGACATCA AGATACTAAACCACCTGATCCATAACCAGAACGAGTACTGCATGGAG GTTACCCCAAAAACATTGGCTGATGTTAAAGGTGGTACCCTCATATCATATGAAGGAAGGGTCCAG CTCTTGGAGATTGCCCAAGTCCCTGATGAGCAT GTGAATGAATTCAAGTCAATCGAGAAGTTCAAGATATTCAATACCAACAACTT GTGGGTGAACTTGAAGGCAGTCAAGAGGCTTGTAGAAGCTGACAAACTCAAGATGGAAATCATTCCCAACCCTAAG GAAGTTGATGGTGTGAAAGTCCTACAACTCGAAACTGCAGCTGGGGCCGCGATACGG tTCTTCGAGAAAGCAATCGGTGCTAACGTTCCCCGCTCAAGGTTTCTGCCTGTGAAGGCTACATCTGATTTGTTGCTTGTGCAG TCTGATCTTTATACCTTGGTTGATGGCTACGTCATCCGCAACCCTGCTAGAGTCAAGCCATCAAACCCTTCAATTGAGCTTGGTCCTGAGTTCAAAAAG GTTGCTAACTTCCTTGCCCGATTCAAATCGATCCCAAGCATTGTTGAGCTTGACAGCTTGAAGGTCTCTGGTGATGTCTTGTTTGGCTCTGGCGTAATCCTCAAG GGCAAGGTGACCATCACTGCGAAGCCTGGAGTCAAGCTGGAGATTCCAGACGGAGCTGTGCTTGAGAACAAG GACATCAACGGCCCAGAGGATCTTTGA
- the LOC100829230 gene encoding nudix hydrolase 23, chloroplastic → MLLLRSHHHHLLFHHAARLLVRRAAPVPRAASARLRSLRMSASNSSASSPAAPSPPPAPLVPKSRIPFCPACGSPTKLAVPDGDEKMRAVCSSCGRIHYENPKMVVGCLVEHDNKVLLCRRKIEPAYGLWTLPAGYLEVGESAAEGASRETLEEACADVEILAPYAQLDIPLIGQSYIIFRARMKTPNFSPGSESLECALFALDDIPFDSLAFSSIIVTLRMYIEDVRSGNIKFHYCTINKRLGAGPSDLRSFDIDNHLAV, encoded by the exons ATGCTCCTCCTCAGatcccaccaccaccacctcctcttccaccacgccgcccgcctcctcgtccgccgcgccgctcccgTCCCCCgcgccgcttccgcccggcTCCGCTCCCTCCGCATGTCGGCCTCCAATTCCAGCGCCAGCTCCCCTGCggccccgtcgccgccgccggcccccttg GTGCCCAAGTCAAGGATCCCCTTCTGCCCAGCTTGTGGAAGTCCGACGAAATTGGCTGTACCAGATGGGGATGAGAAGATGAGGGCTGTGTGTTCTTCTTGTGGAAGAATTCACTATGAAAACCCCAAAATG GTTGTCGGTTGTCTTGTGGAGCATGATAACAAGGTCCTCCTATGCAGAAGAAAGATTGAACCAGCTTATGGCCTTTG GACTCTTCCTGCTGGTTATTTAGAGGTCGGAGAGTCCGCAGCAGAAGGAGCCTCCAGGGAAACATTGGAAGAAGCTTGTGCAGATGTAGAGATACTTGCACCCTATGCTCAGTTGGATATTCCGTTGATTGGCCAA AGCTACATTATTTTCCGAGCAAGAATGAAGACCCCCAATTTCTCACCTGGATCCGAGTCGCTTGAATGTGCGCTTTTTGCTCTGGATGATATACCATTTGATTCTTTAGCGTTTTCTTCAATCATCGTCACCTTGAGGATg TATATTGAAGATGTGAGATCCGGAAACATCAAATTCCATTATTGCACTATAAACAAGCG GCTCGGAGCTGGCCCTTCAGACCTTCGGAGTTTCGATATCGACAACCATTTAGCTGTGTGA